Below is a genomic region from Pseudarthrobacter sulfonivorans.
AGGGCCCTGTCCGCCTCGATCAGCGTTCCGCCGGTGGCCAGGGTGCGGAGTTCCTGGACCTTCACGCCCTGTGACTTGGCTGCTTTGCCCCAGGCATTGGCGCGGCCGTTCGGGGTGGCGTTCGCCGTGGTCTCCTTGAATTCGACGATGAACTTCGTGTAGGACTCTCCGGCGGCCACGTCGTGCACCGCAGTACCTTGGACAGCGGCCGGCCCGGCTGCCGTGCCGTCACCGTCTTCGGGGGTGGCGAAAACCGGCGAACTGGCGAAGGCCAGGGTGCCGACTGCTGCGGCGAGCGACAGGGCCAGGATGCGGTGGCGCCTGATTGATGAACGTCCCATAGGGGCTTCTTTCTCGGAACGGGCACAGGTGTGGCCCGTATGAAGGGGAGTGAGGGTGGTCACGTGGTGGATCAGGTGGTAACCGAGAGTAAACATAAAGGTATTTTCAAAACTTGTAAATGGTTGACAAAACATGTCAATAAAGTGTGGACTATCAGTTTCAGGATGAACCCAAGAGGAGGCGCCCCACCGCATCCCGCGTGGTCAAGTAAAGTGGTCACGTGACTTACGAGATCGAGATTGGCCGTGGCAAGCGTGGGCGTCGTGCCTACTCCCTGGATGACATTGCGATTGTCCCTAACCGTCGTACCCGCGACCCCAAGGACGTGTCGGTCTCCTGGCAGATCGATGCCTACAAGTTCGACATGCCCGTGATTGCAGCCCCGATGGATTCGGCCATGTCCCCGGAGACGGCCATCGCCTTGGGCCGGCTGGGCGGGCTCGGCGTGCTGGACCTTGAGGGCCTCTGGACCCGCTACGAGGACCCGCAGCCCATCCTTGACGAGATCGGCGCCCTCCAGGATGAGGTCAACAGCCCCGCCGTGACCGGCCGTATGCAGGAGCTGTACCGCGCTCCCATCCAGCCGGAACTGATCACGTCCCGCCTGGCGGAGATCCGCGCCGCCGGCGTGACGGTGGCCGGCTCGCTGACCCCGCAGCGCACCCAGGAACACTACAAGACCGTGGTGGCTGCCGGCGTCGACATCTTTGTGATCCGCGGGACCACCGTGTCAGCCGAGCACGTCTCGAAAGACCACGAACCCCTGAACCTCAAGCAGTTCATCTACGAACTGGACGTCCCCGTGATTGTGGGCGGCGCGGCCGGCTACACGCCCGCCCTGCACCTGATGCGCACCGGAGCCGCCGGCGTCCTGGTCGGCTTCGGCGGCGGAGCCACCGCCACCACGCGGCGCGCCCTGGGGATCCACTCGCCCATGGCCTCCGCCATCTCCGACGTCGCGGCCGCCCGCCGTGACTACATGGATGAATCCGGCGGACGGTACGTCCATGTAATTGCCGACGGCGGCATGGGCACCTCGGGTGACATCGTCAAGGCAATTGCCATGGGCGCCGACGCCGTGATGCTGGGCAGCGCCCTCGCCCGGGCCGAAGAGGCACCCGGCAAGGGCTGGCACTGGGGCCAGGAGGCCCACCACCTCGAACTGCCCCGCGGAGACCGCGCCAACGTCGGCACCGTCGGACCGCTCGAAGAGGTGCTCTTCGGGCCCGGCCACCACACCAACGGCACATCCAACCTGATCGGTGCACTCCGCCGTTCGATGGCGACCACCGGCTATTCGGACCTGAAGGAATTCCAGCGCGTCGACGTCGTAGTTTCTCCGTACTCGGGCAACTGACAGTCTCTTACGGACAGGGGCCGGCGGCCCCTGACGGATGCCTCCCGCTGAACCCGCCCTGCCCAACTGTGCGGCAAGGAAGTAGTGTGGTTTTACTACCGGCAGCAGCGGCAAGGGAGGCGTTCAGTGAACACTGTTCCAAACGAAGGCGGGGTCCTTGGTCCCGCGGCCAGGGAAGCATCGATTGCCAGGCTCAGGGCCACCTCGGAACCCGGCAACGAACTGGACATCCTGATCGTCGGCGGCGGCATCGTGGGCGCCGGCGCGGCGCTGGATGCCGTGACCCGCGGCCTCAGTGTGGGGATCGTGGAGGCCAGCGACTGGGCGGCCGGCACGTCGTCACGGTCATCCAAGCTGATCCACGGCGGCCTGCGCTACCTGGAGATGCTGGATTTTGGGCTGGTTAAGGAAGCGCTGCACGAACGTGGCCTGATTCTTTCGGTCCTGGCCCCGCACCTGGCCCGGCCTGTGCCGTTCCTGTATCCGCTGACCAAACCGTTTCTGGAGCGGCCCTATGTGGGCGCCGGGATCGCCCTCTACGACGCCATGTCCATTACCGGCGGGCACAGCCGCGGCGTTCCGTTCCACAAACACCTCACCAGGCGGGGCACCCTCAGGGCCGCCCCCAGCCTGAAAAAAGACGCCTTTGTGGGCTCCATCCGCTATTACGACGGCCAAGTGGATGACGCCAAGTACGTGGCAAACCTCGTCCGCACGGGAGTGCACTACGGCGCGCATGCGGTGAACCAGATGGCGGTGGTGGATTTCCTGCGTGAAGGCGAGCGCGTGGTGGGTGCCAAAGTGGTCAATCACGAAGACGGTTCGCAATTCAAGATCAAAGCCAAACAGGTCATCAACGCCACCGGGGTGTGGACCGATGAAACCCAGGCCATGGTCACCGACCGCGGGCAGCTGAAGGTCCGGGCGTCCAAGGGCATCCACCTCGTTGTGCCCCGCGACCGGTTCCAGTCCACGGTGGGGCTGATCCTCCGCACCGAAAAGTCCGTGCTGTTCGTCATTCCGTGGGGCCGGCACTGGATCATCGGCACCACGGATACTGACTGGAACCTCGACAAGGCCCACCCGGCGGCCTCCAGCAAGGACATCGACTACATCCTCGAGCACGTCAACCGGGTCCTGAAACGCCCGCTGACCAGGGAGGACGTTGAAGGCGTCTACGCCGGACTGCGCCCGCTCCTGGCAGGGGAGAACGATTCCACGGCGAAACTGTCCCGTGAACACATCGTGGCCCACCCCGTACCGGGCCTGGTAGTGGTGGCAGGCGGCAAATGGACCACCTACCGGGTTATGGCCAAGGACGCCGTGGACGAGGCCACCCGCACCATGGATGAGCGGGTCCCGGCGAGCTGCACCGAAACCATCCCGCTGCTGGGCGCCAGTGGCTTCAAGGCGGCCTGGAACCGCCGGAGCCGGACCGCTGAAGAGTCCGGCGTGCACGTGGCCCGGGTAGAGCACCTGCTCAACCGTTACGGGTCCATGACTCCGGAGGTGCTGGACATCATCGCCCGGAATCCTGAATTGGCGGAGCCGTTGCCCGGTGCTGACGACTACCTGCAGGCCGAAGCCGTCTACGCCGCAACCCACGAGGGTGCCCGGCATGTCCATGACGTGCTGACCCGGCGGACCCGTATCTCCATCGAGGCCTGGGACCGTGGCGTGTCGGCGGTGCCGGTTGTCGCTAAACTGATGGGCGAAGTCCTTGGCTGGAGCGATGTTCAGCGTGAAAGCGAAATAAAGCACTACATAGCACGCGTTGAAGCTGAACGGCTGAGCCAGCAGCAGCCGGATGACGAATCCGCCGACGCCGCACGGCTGGGTGTGGAGGACATCGTCCCGTTGCGCTGAGGCGGCACCGCACACCAGCAATTCTCCTGACTGAAGGGACACGCCTTGGCGGAACCACTTGACCGGTACGATGCCGATCTCACCACCTCCGAATTGGTGATTCTGGAGTTGGAGGCAACGGACAAGTCGGACGCCGCGGCGCAACTGGCCGAACGCCTCTTCGCCTCCGGGCGGGTCACGGACCTGCCGCGGTTCCTGGAACACGTCAACGCCCGCGAACACCAGCTCGCCACCGGCCTGCCGGGCGGGATCGGCCTCCCGCACGCCCGCAGCGAATTCGTCTCGCGGACCTCCATCGCCGTGGGAATCACCAAGTACGGCCACTCGCTGGACTTCGGTGCCGCGGATGGTCCGGCCACCGTCATCCTGCTGATCGCCACCCCTGCAAGCTCGTTCTCCGATCACCTGGAAGTGCTGGCCACGCTGGCCCGCTCCTTGTCCAAGGAGTCCTTCAGGGAGTCGCTGCGGCGGGCCTACGATGCCGAAGTCATCGCCGAGCTCATCAACTCCAGCCTGGTGTTCTTCGACCATTGAGTGGGGCAGGCCCTATCGTGTCGACTCCGTCGCCACGTAGGGACCCTGCTGCCCCACTCCAAGGCCGGGACGCACCTGGTCGTTTAGTTGTTCTACAGAAGAACGAAGTACGGTTAACACGTGTGGAAAACAGCCCTTAAGCCCCGATGGATCGCAGGCCTGGTCTTCGCGATCGTCGTCTCCGGGGTGTTTGTCCTGCTCAGCCAGTGGCAGTTCGGGCGGTCCACGCAGCCCGAAGCTGCGGTGAATCCCGCCACCGAAGAGGTCAGGGTCCTGACGGAAACGCTTGAGCCCGGCGCCTTTTTCCCCGGTACGGTGTCGGACCAGATGGTCTCCGCCGACGGAACCTACGACCCCGCCAAACAGGTCCTGGTGCCAGGCCGCCTGAAGAATGGCGAGAACGGCTACTGGGTGGTTTCCGCCTTCGCCGTGACCGGAGCGCCCGCGGTCACCGGCGTCGCTGCTTCACCCGAGACCTGGATTCCAGTAGCCCGCGGCTGGGTGGCGGATCCCGACGACGCCGGCGCACCGCCGTCGGGCGTGGTGAACCTGACCGGACGGCTGCTGCCGTCAGAATCGCCGCTGCCGTCCACCGCTCCGGAACCCGGACGCGCCTCCGCCGTGTCTGTTGCCGAACTCATCAACTACTGGGACGTCAGCATGTACCCGGGATTCGTGGCCGCAGCTTCCGAACTGGCGGCCGGGTCCGACATGTCCGCCGCGGCGGTTGACGGTGCCCTGAAACCCCTGGAAATCGGCCCCCAGCCGCCCGCGCAGCAGGTCAACTGGCTCAATCTCTTCTACTCGCTCGAATGGGTGGTGTTCGCCGGCTTCGCCCTGTTTATCTGGTGGCGCCTGGTCAAGGACGACTACCGGCGGGACCTCGAAGAGGAACACGACGACGATCCTCACCATGATGCACTGCCCACCCCAGCAACTTCTGAACAGCTCCAACAAAAGGTAAAGCCATGATCGAACCGAAACCGGCCGTCCAGCAGGATTCTGCGCAGGGCAAGGGCAAGAAGCGCCGCTTCGGCGGTACCGAGCGGCAGATCCGTTCCGCCCTGAAGTTCTATAAGGTGCTGGCGTACCTCACAGGCGCCATGCTGCTGCTGCTCTGCGCCGAACTCATCGCACGTTACGCCTTTGGCCAGTACCTGTTTGCCGGTGGCACCAACGCCGTCACGGGCCAACCGTTCGGTTTGGGTTTCGCCGACGCCGAGCCCAAGGGCGTGGTGGGCGGCGCGAACATCTCCGTCGCCGTGCTGATCGTCCACGGCTGGATGTACGTGGTGTACCTGATCTCCAACTTCCGTCTCTGGACGCTGATGCGGTGGCCGTTCATGAAGCTCATCCTCCTGGCACTCGGCGGCGTGGTGCCGTTCCTGTCCTTCGTGGTGGAGAAGAAGTTGCACGCCGAGGTGGAAGCCGAACTTGCCGCGAACCCGCAGGCCGCACAGCGGTACTGAGGAAGCGCAAGCGGGAGCGGCAACGGGACTGGGAGAGTCTGCTCCGTCACAGCGGGGCACGCGAAGGTGCGGCAGGGCGACGCCGCAAAGTAGGCTAGTGCGGTGACTACTCCCACTGCATCCCAGACTTCCCAGAAGCCGGTGCTGGTTGTTGACTACGGTGCCCAGTACGCGCAGCTGATTGCCCGCCGCGTCCGGGAAGCGAATGTGTATTCGGAAGTGGTTCCGCATACCTTCACCACCGAGCAGCTCCTGGCCAAGGACCCCGCCGCCATCATCCTTTCCGGTGGCCCCTCCAGCGTTTACGCGGACGGGGCGCCCGCCGTCGGCGCCGACCTCTTTGAGGCCGGAATCCCGGTCTTCGGCATCTGCTACGGCTTCCAGGCCATGGCCAACGCCCTGGGCGGGAAGGTCGACAAGACCGGCCTGCGCGAGTACGGCTCCACCCAGACCACCATCCTCGGCGAGGGCCGCTCCGTCCTCGAGGGGATGCCGCAGCACCAGAACACCTGGATGAGCCACGGCGACTCCGTGCACGAGGCACCCGAAGGCTTCGAAGTGCTGGCGACGACGGCCGGCGCTGAAGTGGCTGCCTTCGCAAACGAAGAGAAGGCCCTCTACGGCGTGCAGTGGCACCCCGAGGTCAAGCACTCGGCCTATGGCCAGCAGGTGCTGGAAAACTTCCTGTTCAAGGGCGCAAAGCTGGAGCCCAACTGGACCACGGGGAACATCCTCGAGGAGCAGGTGGACCGGATCCGTAAGCAGATCGGCGACGCCCGCGTTATCTGCGGGCTCTCCGGCGGCGTTGACTCCGCCGTTGCAGCGGCGCTCGTCCAGCGGGCCGTCGGCGACCAGCTGACCTGTGTGTTCGTGGACCACGGCCTGCTGCGCGAAGGCGAAGCCGAGCAGGTGGAACGCGATTTCGTGGCCGCCACCGGCGTCAAGCTGTATGTAGCCAACGAGCAGGAGCGTTTCCTGTCCGCCCTGGCCGGCGTCAGCGATCCGGAAACCAAGCGCAAGATCATCGGCCGCGAGTTCATCCGCGCGTTCGAAGAGGCTGAGCTGGCCATCATCGCCGAGGCCGCGGCCCATGGCGAGAAGATCAAGTTCCTGGTCCAGGGCACGCTGTACCCGGACGTCGTCGAATCCGGCGGCGGCGAAGGTGCTGCCAACATCAAAAGCCACCACAATGTCGGTGGCCTTCCCGAGGACCTGCAGTTCGAACTGGTGGAACCGCTCCGGGCACTGTTCAAGGACGAAGTCCGCGCCGTGGGCGCCCAGCTGGGCCTGCCGCAGGAAATCGTCGGCCGCCAGCCGTTCCCCGGCCCCGGCCTGGGAATCCGCATCGTCGGCGACATCACGCAGGAGCGCCTGGACCTGCTCCGCAAGGCGGACGCCATCGCGCGTGCCGAGCTGACCGCGGCCGGGCTGGACAACGAGGTGTGGCAGATGCCTGTGGTCCTGCTGGCCGACGTCCGCAGTGTGGGCGTCATGGGTGACGGCCGCACCTACGGCCACCCGATTGTGCTCCGCCCCGTTTCGTCCGAAGACGCCATGACGGCGGACTGGTCCCGCCTGCCGTACGATCTCCTGGCTCGGATTTCGAACCGGATCACCAACGAGGTGGAAGGCGTCAACCGGGTGGTGCTGGACGTGACCAGCAAGCCACCGGGAACCATCGAGTGGGAATAACAGTGTGAGTGGCCGGTCTCCGTCAGCGGAGGCCGGCCATTGCTGTCATCCGTTGAAATCCGCCGCAATTTGGCCTGATCCAGTGTTGCGGTCTCTCATCCCGGCTCCTTTGCGGCTACGCTCGAAAGTATGCCGGTATGGTCCAGGGCGTCACGTGCAAACGCAGAAAAGAAGGCAGTAGTGTCAGTTGGTCAAGGCCACGCGGAGGGTTCTGAGGAGCTCGGAAAATGGCTGTCCGGGCTTAAACCCGTCACCGGGGCAGACACCATGCTGCGTTTCACCAAGACCCCCGAAGGGTCCATTGACCTGACCCATGCGCACCCGTCAGGTCTGGCCCAGCTCATGGCCGGCCGCCGCACACGGTTGTCCACACTCATCCGCGACCACCAGCAGTACGTCGTCGCGGCCCGGGCATCGCGGAACATCCGCTCGAAAATCTTCGAACTCGGTAATGACCGTGGCATAGATGCCGGTTACCTATCCGCAGGCACCGTTGTGTGGACCTCCGCCGTTGGCGGCAAACCCCAGCGGGTTTCCGCGCCGGTGATGCTCACCGCAATCTCGCTCACGGTCCGCCCGGGTGAGGACGACTACGAACTGCAGCTCACCGAGCAGGCCAACATCAACCCGGCCCTGGTCCGGCACCTGAAGACCATCCATGGCATTGTTTTTGACGTCAACGCCGTGACGCGCCTCGCGTACAGCACCGCACGCTTCGATCCCCAGCCTGTCCTGGATAGGCTCGCAACCCTCATCCGGCCCATCCATGGCGCCGAAGCCCAGCACAATTTGCTGGTGTCTACTTTTGCGGACCTCTCCGGCAACCTGGACGACCCCTGGATCAATGAGGGCAACCCTCTGGTGGCCGCCCTGGCCAAGGCGGCCAGCGGTGAAGTCATTGATGTACCCGCGCCGGACCCCTCCCGCTTCCCGAGCGTGGACGCGCGACACCCGGACGACGAACTCCTCCTCCTCGACGCCGATCCGGACCAGCAGTACGTCATTGATGCCGCCCGCGCAGGAGACTCGCTGGTGGTCAGCAGCCCGCCGGGCACGGGACAGACCCAGACGGCCATCAACACCATCGGTGCACTGGTCGACGCTGGGCGGTCAGTCCTGGTGGTGGGTGACCGCCGGGCCAGCCTTAATGAAGTATCGGCACAACTGGAATCGCTTGGCCTTGAATCCATCCTGTTCCAGCTCTCCGGCACAGCCACACCGCAGCAGCTCAAGGCCCAGCTGGTGCGGGCCATCGTACGGAACGAAAAGTCACTCGAACCGCAGCTGGGGAACCTCCACCGGACCCTCACCGAGCACCGGCACGCCCTGATGGACCACGTGGCGTCCCTGCATAACGTGCGCCAGCGCTGGGGCTGCTCGCCGTATCAGGCCATGCAGTCACTGGCCGAGCTGACCTCCATCCACCCCGCCCCCGCCACCACCGTGCGGCTCAAGCGCAGTGTGCTGGACAGCATCCGCGACCGCAACGAGCTCGCCGGCAGGCTTCGCCGCGCTGCGGAGCTTGGCAGCTTCAGCCGCGCCTCCACTACCAGCCCGTGGCACGGCGCCCGGCTGCTCACCCGCAAGGAGACCGAGGAGGCCCAGGAACTGGCCCGGTCAGTGGCCAGGAACCTGCCTGTCCTGCGCGACCGGATGAACAGCGTGGCCGAACATGCCGAAATCCGGCTTGGCACGTCCTTCTCGGAGTGGGGGGAGCAGCTCGAACTCCTCATGGCTGTCCGCGAAAGCCTCGACAAGTTCACACCGGACATCTTCGACAGGCCGGTCAACGATCTCATCTCCGCCACGGCGTCCTCCGCCTGGCGCCGGGAGCGGAACGTCGACATGGCCTCCATGCAGCGTTCCCGCCTGCGCCGCGTCGCGAAGGAGTACGTCCGTCCGGGCGTCCACATCACCGATCTCCACAGCTCGCTGGTGCTGGTGCAGGACCAGCGTGCCCTCTGGTCCGGCTACGCCACCTCGCAGCGCCATCCGGCCGTCCCCTCGGGCCTTGCCGAAATGAACGTGATGTACCGGTCCCTGGACCGGGAGCTGACCCAGTTGGGGGAAGCCCTCCGGCACACGCAGGCCGGCGGTTCGCTGGCCACGGCCCGCTATGAGGAACTCATGGAGCGGCTGGAGCGGCTCGTGGCCGACACCCACACGCTGAAAACGCTGCCCGAGCGCACGCTGCTCGTGGAAAACATGCGCGAGCACGGCCTGGGGGAGCTCCTCGCCGATCTTGCGGAGCGGGAGGTTCCCGCAGAGTCCGTCGCAGCCGAGCTTGAGCTGGCCTGGTGGCAGTCCGCGCTGGAAGCGATGATCAGCGGCGACGATTACCTGGCCATGTCTGACGGGGACGCACTCCGGCAGCTTGAGGCCGAATACCGGCTCGCGGACAACGCCCATATTGCCAGCGGCGCGGCGCGCCTGCGCTGGGACCTGTCCGAACGGTGGCGGGCCGCGCTTGCGGAACACCCGCGCCAGGCCCAACTCCTCAGGAGCCTGCTCAAGGACGGCCGGGTTACCCTCGCCGCGCTGACGGCCCAGGCCGCCGAGCTGGTCCCCATGCTGGTGCCGGTCTGGTCAGTCAGCCCGTACCTCATGACCGGGCTCCTGCCGGCCGAACAGCGCTTCGACACCGTGGTCATCCTGGACGCCGAAGCGACGTCGCTGCAGGCCGTCCTGCCCGCCATCGCACGCGCCCGGCAGGTCATCGCTTTCGGTGATGCCAAGATTGCCAGCCCCCGGACGTTCACCGTGGGTGTTGAGCGGCTGGCCGCCGGTGAAGCGGCCCACCAGCGCGTCGAAAGCGCGTTCTCGGCGTTGTCTGCCATCCTGCCTGTCTGGCGGATGAATTTTGTCTACCGCGCGGTTGACGAGGACCTGGTCCTGCAGCTGAGCAAGAACTCTTACGACGGCGCCCTCCGCCGGCTCCCCGAGGGACAGTCCGCCACGGGCTTGGACAGGGCGCTCCTGGTGGAGTACCTTCCCGACGGCACCGGACTGCCCAGTGCCGACCACGAAGGCGTCGAATCCGTAGTGGCCGAGGTTAACCGGGTGGTGCAGCTGGTCTTTGAGCACGCCCGGACACGGCCGCGCACCTCGCTGGCAGTGGTCACCGCCAGCCTTCGCCATGCTGCCCGGATCGGTGAGTCCATTCGTCTTCAGCTGCCGAACCACCCGGGCCTGGCCAGCTTCTTCAGCGCAGGATCCGAGTCGTTCCGGGTGGTTGACCTTGAGCGGGCGCAGGGCCTGGTCCGTGACCATGTGATTTTTTCACCCGGTTTTGGCCGCACTCCGCACGGCCGGGCTTTGCACAACTTCGGACCCCTGTCCGCTGAGGGCGGGCGGGAAAAATTCGCTTTGGCGATGACGCGTGCACGGCGTTCACTCCACGTCCTGACGTGTTTCCAGCCCGAAGACCTCGATCACACGCGGCTGTCCTACGGCGCGGTGGACTTCTACGAGCTCCTCAACCGTGAGATTGCGGGAAAGACGGATCTCGGAACTCCGGCCTCGCGTGCCGCCGCCAGTGAGCAGGCGCTTGGGGCCGATCCCCTCGTCGCCGATCTTGGTGACCGGCTGCGTGCCCGGGGCGCCCGCGTCTGGCACCAGTACGACGGCGTGATTGACGTGGTGGCCGCAGCAGACCCGCTTAGCACCATGGGTCAGGACGACGCCGAGATTCCGCGGCCGGTGGCCATCGAATCGGATGGCACGGAGCAGTACCGCACCATGAGTGTCCGTGAGCGGAGCCGGCTCCGTCCGCAGCTGCTGGAACGGATGGGCTGGCGGTACATGCCGCTGTGGACCATCGAAGTCTTCACGGACCCGTCCGCGTGTGCGGACCGGATCGCGGGTTACCTGGGCCTTGAGAATATTCTGCCCCCCGGCCGGGGCACGGCCACGGGTGGATTCTTTGACGAGGACGTGGACCCGCTCGCGCTGGGGAACGAAGGAAACGACAGGAACGACGACCAGGCCGGACGCCTGGCCAGTGAGGAGGCGGTTGTTGTGACCCCACGGAACGCCGATCAGGCAGATACGCACGGTAACGACCACGCGGATGACGCACGAAACGGGAACGCGGCTGTGCCGGAGCGCCAGCTGCCAGAGACCGCGGGCGTCCTGCCCAGCAAGGCCGCGGAGGATGATCCGAAGCGCTGGGGCGATGGCCCCGACAACGATCACGACGCTTGGCTGAAGGAAAACAAGCCGCCGCACTGGAGCTGACCACCAGGCTCTGACGGCGTCATCCGGCACCGCCCTCGGGTCCCACCAGGACGAAAAACAGCTTGCCCTGCGTGGAGGCCCCGGCCAGTCGGGCAGCCTGCTCCGGGGCTGCCGCCACGACGATCAGCCCGTCGGTCTCGCCCGTGCCCAGCCACTGACCCGACTTGCCGCCCTGTCCCGACGTCCACAGGACGGGAACGGAGGAAGCCAGCACTTCTGAGGGGGATTGCTGGTCGAAGCCGTTCGCCCCGGTCAGGACCACGTTGACCAGTTGCCCGGGCGATACCAGCTGGATGGAGGAGGGATCGGCCATCCTCAAGGGCACGGCTGCGGAGCCCGGTGGCGTGCCGGTCAGGAGGCCGGGACCCAGCAGCAGGGAGTCCGTTACCAGTTGGCCCTTCCGAAGAGGGGCGGCCAGTTGTTTGCCCGCGGCTTCACTGGTGTGGGACATGGATCCGGCGGTCAGCATCCCCGGCGGGATCTTCGTTGCCGTCAGGTCCGTGGCTGTCAAGGCCGTTCCCGCGGGGAGATCCCGCGCCGCGGCCAACACCGAGACGGTGTCGGCGGGCGGGGGAGTGAGCTGATGGACCGTGATCCCGGCAGCAAGGCAAAGCAGGAGCGCTATCGCAAGGCGCCGGTTCCGGCCCAGCCAGGACAACAGCCTGTGGCCGCGCGCGCCCCGAGGGCGTGCTGACGGGAGCGGGCGGCGGGC
It encodes:
- the cpaB gene encoding Flp pilus assembly protein CpaB, which produces MPATLFRSGRGSAPPGRPARRPLPSARPRGARGHRLLSWLGRNRRLAIALLLCLAAGITVHQLTPPPADTVSVLAAARDLPAGTALTATDLTATKIPPGMLTAGSMSHTSEAAGKQLAAPLRKGQLVTDSLLLGPGLLTGTPPGSAAVPLRMADPSSIQLVSPGQLVNVVLTGANGFDQQSPSEVLASSVPVLWTSGQGGKSGQWLGTGETDGLIVVAAAPEQAARLAGASTQGKLFFVLVGPEGGAG
- a CDS encoding AAA family ATPase, with product MPVWSRASRANAEKKAVVSVGQGHAEGSEELGKWLSGLKPVTGADTMLRFTKTPEGSIDLTHAHPSGLAQLMAGRRTRLSTLIRDHQQYVVAARASRNIRSKIFELGNDRGIDAGYLSAGTVVWTSAVGGKPQRVSAPVMLTAISLTVRPGEDDYELQLTEQANINPALVRHLKTIHGIVFDVNAVTRLAYSTARFDPQPVLDRLATLIRPIHGAEAQHNLLVSTFADLSGNLDDPWINEGNPLVAALAKAASGEVIDVPAPDPSRFPSVDARHPDDELLLLDADPDQQYVIDAARAGDSLVVSSPPGTGQTQTAINTIGALVDAGRSVLVVGDRRASLNEVSAQLESLGLESILFQLSGTATPQQLKAQLVRAIVRNEKSLEPQLGNLHRTLTEHRHALMDHVASLHNVRQRWGCSPYQAMQSLAELTSIHPAPATTVRLKRSVLDSIRDRNELAGRLRRAAELGSFSRASTTSPWHGARLLTRKETEEAQELARSVARNLPVLRDRMNSVAEHAEIRLGTSFSEWGEQLELLMAVRESLDKFTPDIFDRPVNDLISATASSAWRRERNVDMASMQRSRLRRVAKEYVRPGVHITDLHSSLVLVQDQRALWSGYATSQRHPAVPSGLAEMNVMYRSLDRELTQLGEALRHTQAGGSLATARYEELMERLERLVADTHTLKTLPERTLLVENMREHGLGELLADLAEREVPAESVAAELELAWWQSALEAMISGDDYLAMSDGDALRQLEAEYRLADNAHIASGAARLRWDLSERWRAALAEHPRQAQLLRSLLKDGRVTLAALTAQAAELVPMLVPVWSVSPYLMTGLLPAEQRFDTVVILDAEATSLQAVLPAIARARQVIAFGDAKIASPRTFTVGVERLAAGEAAHQRVESAFSALSAILPVWRMNFVYRAVDEDLVLQLSKNSYDGALRRLPEGQSATGLDRALLVEYLPDGTGLPSADHEGVESVVAEVNRVVQLVFEHARTRPRTSLAVVTASLRHAARIGESIRLQLPNHPGLASFFSAGSESFRVVDLERAQGLVRDHVIFSPGFGRTPHGRALHNFGPLSAEGGREKFALAMTRARRSLHVLTCFQPEDLDHTRLSYGAVDFYELLNREIAGKTDLGTPASRAAASEQALGADPLVADLGDRLRARGARVWHQYDGVIDVVAAADPLSTMGQDDAEIPRPVAIESDGTEQYRTMSVRERSRLRPQLLERMGWRYMPLWTIEVFTDPSACADRIAGYLGLENILPPGRGTATGGFFDEDVDPLALGNEGNDRNDDQAGRLASEEAVVVTPRNADQADTHGNDHADDARNGNAAVPERQLPETAGVLPSKAAEDDPKRWGDGPDNDHDAWLKENKPPHWS